Part of the Bacillus sp. N1-1 genome, TGCGAGTTTCATGGCAAAATCAAAAGAGGTTAAGCCAAATTGTTTAATAGAAGGAAGGATATAGAATGCACCGTCAGGCTTGATTGGTGATAGCCCCATTCCGACTAATCGATCATATACATAGTTCATTCTTTTCGTGTATTCCTTTCTCATTTCAATGGGATCATCAAGTCCATTATCTAACGCTTCGAGAGCGGCATACTGAGATACAGAAGAAGCGCAGGAAACATTGTATTGGTGCACTTTCAAAATGTGTTTTGCGAGCGCTTCTGGTGCAAATAAAAAGCCAATTCGCCATCCTGTCATCGCATGGGACTTAGAAAGTCCATTGATGACGATTGTCTTTTCTCGCATGCTAGTAAATTGAGCGATGGAAGCATGTTCGCCTGAGAAGGTTAGTTCTGAATAAATTTCGTCAGAGAGAACAAAAATGCTTTTATCTTCCAATAGAGCAGCAAGATCCTCAAGTTCAGCTGCAGACATGGCGACGCCTGTTGGGTTGGATGGTGATGGAAGAATGATGCATTTTGTTCGTTCTGTCAGCGCTGATTCTACTAATGAGCGTGACAGCTTAAAGCCATTTTCCGTCGTATCAATGTGAACAGGAACAGCCCCACATAGTGTAATTATTGGTTCGTATCCAGGATATACTGGTCCAGGTAATATAACCTCATCGCCTTCAGTAAGAAGAGTACGAAGCGTTACATCAATTGCCTGGCTAGCGCCTGAGGTTGTGATGACCTCGGTTTCAGGCTTGTATGTTAGGTTGTACTTTGATTTTAGAAAATGGGATGCCGCTTTACGAAGTTCAAGTATGCCAGCATTATGTGTATACGTCGTCTTATTTTGATCAATGGCCGTTTGAGCCGCTTCCTTAATGTGACCGGGCGTTTCAAAATCCGGCTGACCGATAGTTAACGAAATCATGTTTTCATAATCTGCCACCATATTAAAAAAAGTACGGATACCTGAAATTTCAATGGCGTTTACTCGAGGGTTTAATAAATGTTCCATAGGGCTGTCTTCCTTTCCGTCTCAACTTCTCATAAACATCATTGTAGCATAATTTTAAAACTATCGTCGAAATGAAGTTCTTTTGCGGATAAGTTCCAAAATAGATTAAAAATGAAGGTGTTGATAAGTTGGCTAAGTACTGGTAGTATTGGTTTTCTGAGACTTATCAACAGAAGAAACTATATACCCACACCCGGTATTTTCATTTCACTTGGGGGTATAGTAGGGGGATATAGGTTACCCACAAAATTCTGTGGATAACCAATATTCAGATAATTTAAAGCTGATCACTAAAATCTTTCATGATACACAAAAAACCAGATTCCAGGGTAGTGGAATCTGGTTTTTTTTTAGTTTGATGACAAAATACTGTCTGTCAAATAAGCCAGTAAAGCGAATTGAACGTGGATGCGCTGTTCATAAGAGTAAATATCGATTCCGGTTAGTTTTTCTAACTGTTTAATCCGATAATTTAGCGTATGCCTATGTATGAAAAGTTTATCCGCTGTTCGATTAATGACAAGGTTATTTTCCAAAAAAGCTTCAAGCGTTCTCATTAGTTGAGATTGGTGTTTGTGATCATATGAGACAATCGGTGATAAAAGAGGTTCATAATAAGTCGTAAGGTCTTCTCCGTTCTCTTTTAAGCGAATGAAAACCTGGTAAGCTCCTAATGATTTATATTGAATGAGAGATTCTTTTCGATACTTCGCAAAATGGTGAGCGACTGACGCTTCTTTTAGAGCCGATTCAAGCTCCCGAATTCCTGTAGCCGTGCTCACACCTACCGTAGATAAAGACGACTCTTGCTCGTCTATAAAAGGTTTAAAGTGACCGCATAAAAGAACGACAACGTGATCCAATTTCCTTTTGATTAAGCCTTTTGTTCTTGTGGAAATCAACGTTTGCTGACACTGCAGTTCGAGCTCAGATAGGTTGGGGGAGGAAAGAACAGCTACGCAGTTAAGACCGGTTAAATCATAGCCCATTTCTTTGCTTTTCTTTAGAATCGTTTTCTCATCTTCATACGAATGCGAAAAGAGAATATCAAGAAAGTCCGCTTCCATTTGTGATCGTGTATCTTCAATAATTCGTAGCTTGAGAAATTCAATCGCAAAGATATTCGCTGCTTGTTTAAGCGCAAGCTGATCAAGTGACGTGAGCGGAGTCTGTTTTTGAATGAAGATCGTGCCGATGGTTTGACCTTCTGTCACGATCGGATAAGCGTGTTCAATTGGATATTGTCGGTTTGTTATATATGACCCTGCTAAAAGAGCTTGATTTGATTCATAGAGGGATACATTGCAGTAAAGTAATTTTGAAAGCGCGTCTGTTAATGATGAAAAACCGGTATTTTTAATGACTAGAGCTGTTAATTCATCTTGAATGCGCTGTGCTTGTGTGAGCAT contains:
- a CDS encoding aminotransferase A; its protein translation is MEHLLNPRVNAIEISGIRTFFNMVADYENMISLTIGQPDFETPGHIKEAAQTAIDQNKTTYTHNAGILELRKAASHFLKSKYNLTYKPETEVITTSGASQAIDVTLRTLLTEGDEVILPGPVYPGYEPIITLCGAVPVHIDTTENGFKLSRSLVESALTERTKCIILPSPSNPTGVAMSAAELEDLAALLEDKSIFVLSDEIYSELTFSGEHASIAQFTSMREKTIVINGLSKSHAMTGWRIGFLFAPEALAKHILKVHQYNVSCASSVSQYAALEALDNGLDDPIEMRKEYTKRMNYVYDRLVGMGLSPIKPDGAFYILPSIKQFGLTSFDFAMKLAKEGNVAVVPGSAFSTYGEGYVRISFAYKLDVLKEGMDRLERFLSTL
- a CDS encoding PucR family transcriptional regulator, which produces MGLSVREALQLSEMREIKLIAGKQGIDRDIKWLTIVEVMEDVTRLHEGEFLITTAYGWHEKSDSYSMLIHALSNRQLSAVAIHTGFYLDVVPLAMIEAANRTGLPLLEIPRTMNFSTVTRSILEQLVNKQLSMLTQAQRIQDELTALVIKNTGFSSLTDALSKLLYCNVSLYESNQALLAGSYITNRQYPIEHAYPIVTEGQTIGTIFIQKQTPLTSLDQLALKQAANIFAIEFLKLRIIEDTRSQMEADFLDILFSHSYEDEKTILKKSKEMGYDLTGLNCVAVLSSPNLSELELQCQQTLISTRTKGLIKRKLDHVVVLLCGHFKPFIDEQESSLSTVGVSTATGIRELESALKEASVAHHFAKYRKESLIQYKSLGAYQVFIRLKENGEDLTTYYEPLLSPIVSYDHKHQSQLMRTLEAFLENNLVINRTADKLFIHRHTLNYRIKQLEKLTGIDIYSYEQRIHVQFALLAYLTDSILSSN